TGTGACAAACCGAAACTGTGGCATTTGCGTTAAGAAGCATATTTGCAAGAGGTTTTCCCACTATGTTGCTGTGCCCTACCATTACAGCATTTTTACCTTCAAGTTCAATGCCGTATTCTTCAAAGAACTTCATTACTCCAAAAGGTGTACAAGGCATTAAGCCTTCATCATATAATCCAAGCATACACTTCCCAACGTTTACGGGATGAAAGCCGTCAACATCTTTTTCCGGAGAAATGTAGTTTATAACTTCCTTTGGAGATAGGTGTCTGGGCAGTGGTAGTTGGACAATAATTCCGTCAACAGTTTCATCTTCATTGAGTTCTCTAACCACATTGTTAAGTTCTTCTTGGGAAATGTTTTCTGGTAGTTTTCTGTCGATAGACCTAATACCTATCTCTTTGCATGCCTTAATCTTGTTATTTACGTAAATTTCACTTGCTGGATCGTTTCCAACAAGAACGACTGCTAAAGAAGGTTCTCTTCCTGCTTTTTCCTTAAGAACTTTGATTTCATCTTTAAGAGAACTTCTAATCTTAGCTGACAGTTTCTTTCCGTCTAATATAACTGCCATCTTCTCTCCTTTCGTAAATTTCAAAAATCCTTTCAAAGTTTAGTACTTTGTTAGTTTCATCGTCTATTTCAAAAGCTACTCCGCAGACTTGAATAAATTTCGGCTTTTCGGGAACTTTGAACTTTACTGGAAGTTGTTTTACAAATCTTGATATTCCTTCTTCCTTGTCCATTCCTATTACTGTATCAACTGCACCACACATTCCAACGTCTGAAATATAAAGAGTTCCTTGGGGTAGAATTCTCAAATCTGCTGTTTGAACGTGGGTATGGGTTCCAAGAACTGCTGTGGCTTTTCCATCGGCGTAAAAACCAAAAGCTTGTTTTTCAGAAGTAGCTTCAGCATGAAAGTCAATAATCACTACATCAGCATTGTTACTCTCCAAAATCTCATCAAGCTTTAAGAAAGGGTTATCGAGGCACTCCATAAAGACTCTTCCCATTAAATTAACAATGAGAACCTTCTTGTCTTTTATTTTTAAGATGGTAAAACCTTTGCCGGGAGTTCCTTTGGGATAGTTTGCAGGTCTTAAGATTGGATAGTTATCTATAAACTGAAAGATGTCCTTTTTATCAAAAATATGATTTCCACCAGTAATTACATCTACTCCGTAAGAGAGTAAATTTTTTACAACTTTTTCAGTAAGTCCAAAGCCTGCTGCTCCATTTTCACCATTCACGATACAAAGATCAAATTTTTTTCTGTTTTCACTTAACCAGAGGTGAACTGCCCTTCTACCTGGTCTTCCAACCACATCACCAAGAAAAACAACCTTCACTTTTCTAT
This DNA window, taken from Desulfurobacteriaceae bacterium, encodes the following:
- a CDS encoding TIGR00282 family metallophosphoesterase translates to MKVVFLGDVVGRPGRRAVHLWLSENRKKFDLCIVNGENGAAGFGLTEKVVKNLLSYGVDVITGGNHIFDKKDIFQFIDNYPILRPANYPKGTPGKGFTILKIKDKKVLIVNLMGRVFMECLDNPFLKLDEILESNNADVVIIDFHAEATSEKQAFGFYADGKATAVLGTHTHVQTADLRILPQGTLYISDVGMCGAVDTVIGMDKEEGISRFVKQLPVKFKVPEKPKFIQVCGVAFEIDDETNKVLNFERIFEIYERREDGSYIRRKETVS
- the folD gene encoding bifunctional methylenetetrahydrofolate dehydrogenase/methenyltetrahydrofolate cyclohydrolase FolD; protein product: MAVILDGKKLSAKIRSSLKDEIKVLKEKAGREPSLAVVLVGNDPASEIYVNNKIKACKEIGIRSIDRKLPENISQEELNNVVRELNEDETVDGIIVQLPLPRHLSPKEVINYISPEKDVDGFHPVNVGKCMLGLYDEGLMPCTPFGVMKFFEEYGIELEGKNAVMVGHSNIVGKPLANMLLNANATVSVCHIYTKDLAFYTRNADILCVATGVPHLIKEDMVKEGVVIIDIGISRVNGKIVGDVDFENVKKKASAITPVPGGVGPMTITMLLYNTVKAFKMRMGL